One Pullulanibacillus sp. KACC 23026 DNA segment encodes these proteins:
- a CDS encoding DUF202 domain-containing protein, whose amino-acid sequence MSLGKGKEVLGESVKYAQQHLANERTYLAWIRTAVSITGVGFLTTSLHFTIKMSSNHFINRLAIFLGIFACIVGIITTAMCTVTYSRKRKEIMQGIFLPANYSINFLSILLVGLILIILLYLSLLLFK is encoded by the coding sequence ATGTCCTTAGGAAAGGGAAAAGAAGTCCTAGGAGAAAGTGTGAAATATGCGCAACAGCATTTAGCCAATGAAAGAACTTACTTAGCCTGGATTCGAACGGCTGTTTCCATTACGGGAGTGGGATTTCTTACAACTTCTTTGCACTTTACGATTAAGATGAGCTCTAACCATTTTATAAATCGGCTTGCTATTTTCTTAGGTATTTTTGCTTGCATAGTGGGCATCATAACAACTGCTATGTGTACCGTTACCTATTCAAGGAAGAGAAAAGAAATTATGCAAGGAATCTTTCTTCCTGCCAACTATTCTATTAATTTTTTGTCAATCCTATTAGTGGGCTTGATTTTAATCATCTTATTGTATCTGTCTTTATTGTTATTCAAATAA
- a CDS encoding lipoate--protein ligase: MLFIDNKGITDAYMNLAIEEYALKNLDLDESYLLFYINKPSIIIGKNQNTIEEINVDYVEANGIQVVRRLSGGGAVYHDLGNLSFSFITKDDGNSFSNFKKFTEPVIKALHNLGVPAELSGRNDIVVEGRKVSGNAQFFTKGRLFSHGTLMFKSEIENVVSALKVRKDKIESKGIKSIRSRVANISEFLDQEMTMDEFKDVLLKHIFGSTEAIPEYVLTDEDWAKIRKLSEERYQSWEWNYGQSPKFNIQRTHRFPVGGIDVRLEVNKGLIENCKIYGDFFGTRDVAEIEARLTGQKYEKQVLKEALGGLDIKSYFGNITEEEFLNLLY, translated from the coding sequence ATGTTATTTATTGATAATAAGGGTATTACGGATGCGTATATGAATTTGGCGATTGAGGAATATGCTTTGAAAAATTTGGATCTTGATGAGTCGTATTTGCTTTTTTATATTAATAAGCCTTCTATTATTATTGGGAAGAACCAAAATACGATTGAAGAGATTAATGTGGATTATGTTGAGGCCAATGGCATTCAAGTGGTTCGCCGTTTATCAGGTGGCGGGGCGGTCTATCACGATTTGGGGAATTTGAGTTTTAGTTTTATCACAAAAGATGATGGCAATAGTTTCAGCAACTTCAAAAAGTTTACGGAGCCTGTGATCAAGGCACTACATAATTTGGGTGTTCCTGCTGAATTAAGCGGACGGAATGACATTGTTGTAGAAGGGCGCAAGGTGTCGGGTAATGCTCAATTTTTCACTAAAGGAAGATTGTTCAGCCATGGTACGTTGATGTTTAAATCAGAGATTGAGAATGTGGTATCGGCCCTTAAAGTAAGGAAAGATAAAATAGAATCAAAAGGAATAAAGTCGATTCGAAGCCGTGTGGCTAATATTTCGGAATTTCTCGATCAAGAGATGACAATGGATGAGTTCAAGGACGTTCTTTTGAAACATATTTTTGGGAGCACAGAGGCGATTCCAGAATATGTTCTGACTGATGAGGATTGGGCGAAGATCCGGAAGCTTTCCGAGGAGCGCTATCAATCTTGGGAGTGGAACTATGGGCAATCCCCCAAGTTTAATATCCAGCGGACGCATCGTTTCCCTGTTGGTGGAATTGATGTCCGGTTGGAGGTTAATAAAGGACTGATCGAGAATTGTAAAATTTACGGAGACTTCTTTGGAACACGTGATGTAGCGGAGATTGAGGCAAGATTAACTGGCCAAAAATATGAGAAACAAGTGCTCAAGGAGGCACTCGGTGGTCTCGACATCAAGTCCTACTTTGGAAATATAACAGAAGAAGAGTTTCTCAATTTGCTTTATTAA